The Sagittula stellata E-37 sequence GCTCCTCTTGCAACGCTGCAACTGCCCTCTCCGCTCCAGCCCCATCTCGGAGCGCTCTTTTCCGGAAGTCCTACCTATCTGTCCCCGGAGGTTTTTGGCCGGATTCTTCCGAACCTACTTTCTACGTAGGACGGGATGAGGAACCGGGCACCGTCCCCCGGGTAGAGAAAAGGCAGGCAGATGCTCAGTAACCACGAGAAGATTAAGGCAGAGAAGCGCGCGCAGAACGGCGAGCGCTGCCTCAACCAGGTCTACGACTACGAGGACATTGCGCCCTACTGGTTGATAGAGGCCGCATACATCTACATCTCGGGCCAGATCAGCGATCTGAGGAAGGCCATCGAGACCGGCGACGAAACCGATATTGCCCTTGCAGGCTGCGCTGCATTCGCTCGGGCGAGATCGCCCTTGGATGGCTTCTCAGATGAGTGGGGCATCACCGACATCAAGAAATGGATCACATATGAGCGGCGAGACATGCGCCGCGCCGAGAAGGTCGGAAACTGGAAGGGGGTCGCATCTTGCGCGCTCCGGATCGGCGAATGCGAGGCCGCCATCGCAGAGCTGCGGAAACGGCGAGATGAGAAACGCCGGGAGATCGCGGCTTGACCGACGATTTTGAGGCATTCATGGAAGGGATTGAGGGGAGGGCTCCGGAAGCATACACGGCGCTCCGGCGCGATCTGGAGACGGCAGAGAAGAGGGTGGCGCCCCGGCCCCCGGTCGGACCTGCCGCGGCTGCTGACGCGCCGCAGGACGCCGCTGCGGCGGAGGACTGGCGGCGGGGTCCAGAGAACACCCGGGCAGCCGTTTGCGCGGCACTCGGCTGGATGCAGGCCGAACAGAAAGACCCGGCCGGGCGCGACTGGCGCGCGGCCCACCGCAATGCGCTCCGCATGCTGGCCGAAGCCATCGGCTGGTCGAACAAGACCGACAGAACCAACAGGAACGGCTGAAAACCATGAGCTTGACCGGCGCCGCCGCCATCGCCGCGAAGATGCCGTGCCGGGCGGCCGAGGCCGCCCGGTCCATCGAAGGCAAGATCGACCACCCCACCAGCCGGAAATGGCGGCACCTCGCGGCCACCCGACAGGACGGAGACTATTGCTGGCCCTGCGTGTATGCGCGCGTCAGGATTGAGATGGGGCCGGAGGGCGGATACCGCGGGATGACCGCGCCGCAGCTCATACCCGAGGCGGAGGCCCTGTCCGGTGATCCGGACACGGAGGGCAGCACGCTGGTATGCGCCTTGGACCTCCGATCCGCCGACCTCGCGGCCGAGGCCCTGCGGCGCATCTTGGAGCATTACGAAGTCATGCGGGAGGCACGGGGATGCTGACGGCATAGGACGCGGCCCGGCTTGTCAGCGTGGCGCAGGAGAGGGCAGCCATTGCCACCGCGGCGAAAAGGAACTCCCTCATGCCCGTGCGGGCTTCTACGCCCCCCGGGAAGCTGCTTCAACGAGCGACTCGAAGAACGGGCGAAGTGTGTCCCGATCGTTTTCGGCGAGATGCGGGAAGAGCATCTTTACCGCCTCGCGGGCCTTGCCGGGCTCCTTGCGCGCAAGCGCGCTGAGCCCCGCGCCGAGGATGATTTTGCGGCGCGTTTCCGCGCGGCGTTCTTCCTCGCGCTTGCGCGCCTTCGCAGCGTCAAGGAGCTGCTGGTAGTGCTCTACCTGTTGTTCCGGTGTCTTTCGCGGCATGTCTGCCTCCTTTTGTCATCGTCTCTGTTCTGCGGCCGCCTTCGCGGCCTTGGAAAACGGGTTCATGGCCCCTGCGGCCTGGATCATCCCGCTCCCCGCCTTTCCGGTCCACTGAAGTTCCTGCGCGCCGCCTCTGGCGCCCTGCGCCGCATCCCACGCGTGCAGCCCGCCCCAGGCTAAGAGCCCGAGGGCAAGGAGCAGGATCATTCTGCAAGTGTAGGTTTCGAGCATTTCCGGGCTCAGTTACCGCTGTTTCTACGGACATAGGCAGAGCATCCGCGAAGCGGAAAACCCGAGGAAGAGAAACGACCAAGGCGCAGATAAGCAAACAAGTTTGCAGACCGCCTCCGGCGGTCCCGGCGCTCCTGGCGGAGGGCGGTGAACTCGCGTTGCTCGTCGCCTGCGGCGTCACTCCGGAACCAGCGATCCCGGGCCTATATCCTGTTCAGGACACGCGATGAACAGGAAAGGAACGCCCCGAGATGGCCGCCCCATTCGCCCCGGTGAGCCGATGCGGCCGCCCCCTCAACGACAAAATCGGACGCCCGCAGCTCCTCATCGTCCGGCGAGCTTCCGGCGGGAACGCGGTCCGGACGGCGGCCTACAACGCGCGCGCCGCGCTGACCGATGCGCGTACGGGCGAGCGATTCAGCTACGCCTGGCGGACGGACTGCGAGGCGGTGGAGGTCATCGGATGGAACGGGGACGCCGGAAGCCTCTGGGATGCTGCCGAGAAGGCGGAGCGGAAGGGCAATGCCCAAGTCGCGCGCAACATCATCCTGCCGCTCCCAGCGGACATTCCCTTATCAGAGATGAAACGGCTTGGCCGGGAATATTCGGATTGGCTGCACGCCGAATACGGCACGGCCTCAATGGTCGCCCTGCACCGGCCTGAAGAAAAGATTGACCCGAAGACCGGCGAGACCCGCAGCAACGGCAACTGGCACATCCATGTCCTGGAGACGACGCGGCGCGTGGAGACCGGCGCCGACGGCCGCACGATGCTGGGAGAGAAGACCCGCGAGATGACCGACACCAACTCCGCCGAAAAGGGCGGCCCGTCCCGGTCGAAAGCCGAGCTGCGCAAGCGCCGGGACGCATGGGAGGATATGACCAACGCCGCGCTGGCACGGAACGGGATCGTCTACCGTGTCGATTTCTCGGCTTACGCCGAGCAGGTTGCCGAGGGCCGCCGGGCGCCCCAGGAGCCGACGGAACATCTTGGCCCGGTCCTGCACAAGGGCCGCCGGGACCGAAAGGCCGACAGGGCGAGTCCCGCGCCGCGGAAATTCGCTGCGAACCTGCGCCGCCGTAAGCGTAACACGACAATCGCGCGCGCCGTCGCAGCCGTGCTCGATGACGTGATGACGGTCGAGGACTACGCCGCAGCGCGGGAGGAGCCCGCCGACATGGCCGAAGACTTCTTCCGGGCCATCTGGGCAAGGCTGGGGAAGAACCGCGCCAGGGCAGCCGCGCGGAAGCGGAAGGAGGTGGAGAAGGCCCGCAAGGCCACGACCGCGCCGTCGGCGGACCCGGCCGAGGCGGAGAAGGAGCGCAATAGGCAGGCCGCGATCACGCGGCGTGTGAACGAGCGCCGGGAGGCCCCGAAAGGCGGCACACGCGAAAAAGGCCTGGCCGCCGTCATGGGCGCGAAAGACAGACAAAAGAGAGAGCGCGCAAGGCGGCGCCAGATCGTGAAGTAAGGAGAGAACATGGACAGATACGGGAATGCCGCGCGGGCGGTCCTGAACGCTGAGGAGCGCAAACCCGGCCGGGGCGCGGCCATCGCAGGCGAGCTGCTGATGAGGCTTTTCAACCGAGACGAAAAGAAGGCCCGGGCGGTTTTCCGCGCGCTGGCGCAACGGATACCGGAAGACGACCAGGCCGGGGTCGCGGACCTGACCGAGAATTCCGAGCGGCTCATCCCCGGCGGGCCAGACGGGCCGGGCTACGCGCGCAAGAAGGCCGCGCGCTACGCCGCCGTGGCGCAGGCCGCCAGCCGCCGCGCTATCCGCGAAAGGAGCGGCGCCGGGCCTTTCGCTGGCCCCATGACCGAGCACGCGCGCAAGATGGCGCGCCTCCGGGAGGAAAAGCAATGAGCCAGCATCACGACGACCAGGCGCGCATGATCCTCGGCGCGGCCCTGCTGGCCGAGGCCCGCGCCAATCCCGGCCGTGCCGGGAAGCTCCTCTGGGCACTCCGCGGCGATCTGGCGCGCGCCACACGCGCAGCCGACGCGATCCTTGCACGGCTGGCTGAAGGAACCGGGGACGGAGGCGCGACGGACGCCGCGAGCCCGGAGGCCGAGCTGGCGCCCGATGCTGTCAGAGAGAGTACTGGCAAGCAGGACAGGCAGGCCAGAGGTGGATGCGCCATCGAGCTGTAGGACGGCGTATTCCGTGGACATGCTCCTTTGCTCGATGTCTTGCTGGTTGCAGGAAAGCTCGACGGAGCAGTTGACCGTATCGGCAACCCCCATTTGCATCCTGTGGCCATAGGGGCCTGCTCTCATCCAGCGCAGGTCGAATTCCGCCCGTCTTCGCTGCGCTACGCCTGTTCTGGAACCGGGCCTTTCGCCCTCTTCCAGCGGCGCTGTTCATGCTTGACCTTCAGCCCGGCAAGAGCCTCATGCGACCGCTGCGGGGGCTTTCCGATTGCCTCCTCGATTGCTTCCCAGAAATCTTCCTCCGCATCAGTATCCTGCTCGGCAATCTCCAAGAGCCGGGACTTCGGGAACCGGACCTTCATCAGCTCGATCCAGTCCGGTCGGGCGATAGCAGCGAACATCACTTCGTCCGGGCCTTCGGCCCGTTCGACATCGGCCTTCTCCTTGGCCTCCTGCTCGCGTGCCTCGACCCCGACGAGATCGCGGAACCCATTTGACCAGTCGAGCTGGGTCCGGCCCTTGAATGTCTCGGCGAACTCGACAAAGAGCGCGGCGGGTTGTCGTCCTGCCTTCTCGGCTTCGGCAGCCAGCTTCTCGCCCCGTGCAGCCTGCGCCGCCTCGCCTGCCTCGTAGTGGCGCTTGGCGACCCTGCGCAGCATCCGGGCCTTCTCACGAGCCTTGCGGCTGGCTTCCAGGAGTTGCCAAGGGTTCATGGAGCCGTCCCCTTTGCCGCGCTTAGTGTCATTCAGGGCCATCTCGGCCGCAGCAGATTCGCGCTTCACGCCGCTCCGGTCCTCGATGACAACTTCCGTGCCGGCGCCGAACTTGGCGACGTAGTGGCCGGCTGCGCTGGCGCCGCGCAGGTCGAACCCATGCGCGTTCATCGTCAGGCCCTGTTTCCGGGCGCAGCCCTTCCAGTCCACTCGCAGTTCTTCGAGGAGCGCAATCGCGCCCGCCTGATCCGTGGCTCGTATGAACACCAGGATATGGAAATGCGGGTGCCAGCCCTTGTGGGCCGACCAAGTGGACTCCAGCGCGGTGATGAACCCGACAACCCTTTCGGCCTTCAGGCGCCGCCAAGCCGCACGGCCGAACATCGCCCGCTTGGCGGCGAGAAGCGCGGTAAGGAACTTGTTGAGCTTCGTCCGCCTGCTATGCCGAGCGGTCAGGGTCATCATTGCAACCTGCACCGTCAGGCCCTGCTCGTCGCGCGGCTGCTTCCGCGCCCATTCCAGGGCATAGTTGATCCGCATGGCATTGGCTCGGCTCTTGTTGCGCGAGCAGACTGGGCAAGCCCAGACATCTTTGCACAGCACAAGCTTGTCATACCGGGCGCGGTTCTCGCGCTTGAGGACGTTCACGGCATCCTCCCCGTAGATCAGTTTGCAGAGGCATTTCCGAACCTGTTTCGAGATTTCCGATGTCGCGAGCAGGCGCGCAGCCTCGGCTTGATTCTTGTACAGCTTTCTGCGCATCGCCGCGTGTGGCAAGTCTTTGTTGTATATATGAAATTCTTGATTTTTGTCGTCGCCGCCCTCAACGAATTTCCGTATATTGCCAAGGGGGGCTTTGCCCCCATCGCGGCGCTGCGCGCCGCTCCCCCCCGAAACGTCGGCGCCGGGGATGTCGAACCGGGTATTTTCTGCGATCGTCTGGGCCTGGCGCGGCGTGATTTTGCCTCTGGCTACCTCGCCTGCGAGGAACGACGAGGCGGCCGCGTTGGCTTCCCGGAGACGCTTCGCGACCAGTTCTGGAGATGGCAGGGAAATATTGCCGGTGGAATCCCGGCGATCTATGTTCAGGGTATCGGTGTAGGGCATGGTCCTGTTTGTCCTCACGCCGGTTGGGGACTGGCATCCCGCGAACCGGATTTCTTGAGGCCGCCTCCGCTCGAGGCGGCCTTTCTTTTGAGGAATTAGAAACGCGGCAGGGCCGCCCAAAATGCCGGTCTCGGGCGGCTTTGATGCGGAGCCAGACGGAGTGCCCGGACGAGATATCGAACCTTGATCGAGGCGATTTCCGGAGAGTTTTTTTCAATACCATTTCCTGACCTCAAACTTAATGAGGTCATGAAAATCAATGCCTTACGTGAAAATAGGCCAGTCGCGCGCCGCGCAAATCAAGCAAATCGAAGACGCGATGGACTTTCTCGCAGACGCCATAGAGGAAGGCGCTGACGGCGATGCGCTGGAATGCATCTACGAGCGCCTTGAGCGCGAGCTTGCGCTGTTGAAGGCGAAGAACGACACCAGGGACAGAATCCGGGAGCGGCGGGAACGCCGTGCTATGCTCGCCGCGGCGTAAACATGATCCGGCGATGCAATTCGAGCTTGTTCCGAAGCTCCATTTCGTCACCGTAGACTTCGCGGCCGCGCGCCTTCTTCACCGAGTGGCCCATCAGCTCTGCCCGGTCGTCGTTCTCGATAAGGGCCGCTTTCAGCCGCGCCTCGAAACTGTGCCGGAGGCCGCCGATGGTCACTTCCTCCGGCAACAAGCCATGAGCGTGCAGGGCCTTGTTCGCTGTGGCGGAATAGGTGCCCTTGTGGCGATACTGGGAGAAGCCTTCCGGGTTCCGGCGCATCGCTTCGAGCGCCACTCCGACCAGAGGAATCTTGCGCTTGCTCTGCTTGTTCTTGATCTCGCGAGCCCAGATGCCGGTTTCCCGACGAATCCAGATATGAGGCACCTGCGCATCAAGAAAGATGGAGCCCGGAGGCAGGTCGGTAATCTCGGATTGCCGGGCGCCGGTCTCTGTCAGAACCAGGGTGATGTCCCGGGCCTGCGGATTCATGAAATCCAGAGCGCCCTCGGGAACAATCTTCTCCGCTATGATTTCCAAGGGCACCTGGAGTTTCCGGCCCTCTTCTTCATCGAGCTTGCTGAAGCCCTTGCCGAGGCCTGCGAAGGGCGAGAAGGGCATATCCCGTTCATCGATGCCCAGCGACTCATGGAACTTTCCCCACATGAGATTCAGAA is a genomic window containing:
- a CDS encoding MobA/MobL family protein, with amino-acid sequence MAAPFAPVSRCGRPLNDKIGRPQLLIVRRASGGNAVRTAAYNARAALTDARTGERFSYAWRTDCEAVEVIGWNGDAGSLWDAAEKAERKGNAQVARNIILPLPADIPLSEMKRLGREYSDWLHAEYGTASMVALHRPEEKIDPKTGETRSNGNWHIHVLETTRRVETGADGRTMLGEKTREMTDTNSAEKGGPSRSKAELRKRRDAWEDMTNAALARNGIVYRVDFSAYAEQVAEGRRAPQEPTEHLGPVLHKGRRDRKADRASPAPRKFAANLRRRKRNTTIARAVAAVLDDVMTVEDYAAAREEPADMAEDFFRAIWARLGKNRARAAARKRKEVEKARKATTAPSADPAEAEKERNRQAAITRRVNERREAPKGGTREKGLAAVMGAKDRQKRERARRRQIVK
- a CDS encoding protein rep, translating into MPYTDTLNIDRRDSTGNISLPSPELVAKRLREANAAASSFLAGEVARGKITPRQAQTIAENTRFDIPGADVSGGSGAQRRDGGKAPLGNIRKFVEGGDDKNQEFHIYNKDLPHAAMRRKLYKNQAEAARLLATSEISKQVRKCLCKLIYGEDAVNVLKRENRARYDKLVLCKDVWACPVCSRNKSRANAMRINYALEWARKQPRDEQGLTVQVAMMTLTARHSRRTKLNKFLTALLAAKRAMFGRAAWRRLKAERVVGFITALESTWSAHKGWHPHFHILVFIRATDQAGAIALLEELRVDWKGCARKQGLTMNAHGFDLRGASAAGHYVAKFGAGTEVVIEDRSGVKRESAAAEMALNDTKRGKGDGSMNPWQLLEASRKAREKARMLRRVAKRHYEAGEAAQAARGEKLAAEAEKAGRQPAALFVEFAETFKGRTQLDWSNGFRDLVGVEAREQEAKEKADVERAEGPDEVMFAAIARPDWIELMKVRFPKSRLLEIAEQDTDAEEDFWEAIEEAIGKPPQRSHEALAGLKVKHEQRRWKRAKGPVPEQA
- a CDS encoding DUF6538 domain-containing protein, producing the protein MAGLVKRGDTYHLRMRVPRRYASVMPGKHEIQRSLRTSDEKLARAQLLVTEQHILAELDLLLAGRSSPGSREHFEAASGLAASRGFVYRTADELATGPLEDVLTRFASLKSSKDDPASEATSALLGTVERPRLTITEVAESMEKRFPEDVKYKNDRQKSVWRSRWTRPAAKIVELLGLDPVFTEIHRVNQALPFRDALRDRIIEGDMLGRSAQKEIQLLNLMWGKFHESLGIDERDMPFSPFAGLGKGFSKLDEEEGRKLQVPLEIIAEKIVPEGALDFMNPQARDITLVLTETGARQSEITDLPPGSIFLDAQVPHIWIRRETGIWAREIKNKQSKRKIPLVGVALEAMRRNPEGFSQYRHKGTYSATANKALHAHGLLPEEVTIGGLRHSFEARLKAALIENDDRAELMGHSVKKARGREVYGDEMELRNKLELHRRIMFTPRRA